The Lolium perenne isolate Kyuss_39 chromosome 6, Kyuss_2.0, whole genome shotgun sequence genome segment TGTCCCTTACTCGTTTCTTGCATGAATATAGTTGAACAAAATGGAAATAACATATTATTTAGTTGGCAGTGCTCACCTTAATGGGGTTTTATTTACTTCTCATTCTTTATCCATTTCAGCATTCACTTAATGGgatatattcttcatcatgatctgAAGTATAACTATCTGCTTGGTCTGTAGTTATCAAGCATTCAGAATATTCCATCATTTGCTATTGCATAATTCTCCAGGGTATTTTGTTTCAGTGTGATCTGTAATTACCATTTCTGTTTTTCATGGATTTTGACAATTAAGCGAGATAACTAAGGTACCATTGTTCCTGAACTATTCCTGATCGTACCCTTGGAAGGGAGAATCAACAGAGCCCTTTGCGCGTGCTTATTACATCTTTGAGTTTTAATAGTGTACAGTGTACTCCACCTTAATGATTATCGTTGACGGATAAGTTCGAGCACTGAATTTAGTTGTATTCTTAGTTTAGAAGATTACTTCCTCCAGGTGGTGCCTAGTGGGGGATGGGACGCTCTTTTCCTTGCTTAACTTCACGTTCCTGCCTTCTGTTTGGACCCGTCTAGCCTTGCCGGCTTGCCGCAGCCTTCCTTGCTCTGGTACTCTGATCCGATGGCCGCTTAGGGCTAGTTGTTAACATGACATGATTCAGACGTTTCCGTTTCTCTCAAACCATGTCTTAGTTTGTATAAACATGTTCCGaattatgtactccctccgtccacaaaaggATGGATGTCTCAATTTTGTCTAAATTtccatgtatctacacactaaaacgcgtctagatacatgcatattttgacaaagttgagacatccttttatggagagaggtagtattagtttgtggaatgtttTTTTCTCTATTGAAATAAATATGAAAAAAAGAGTATTTAATGTTATAAAAAGTTTGGGGGTGGCATTTAGGAGACGGGGGAGCGACGTCTTCCAAACACGGCACGAATAAAACACGTCTCCCAAACGCTCGATTCAGCGCCGTTTGGGGAcgcagctggagatgctcttataattTGAAACGGAGGTAGCACTAATTAAGATGAGGTGCCTCATACATCACCATCCATCGTCAGTATTACCACATAATTCAGACTTCAAAAAAAAGAAACTCTTTGACAGCATAGCGGTGCGTAGTAGAGTTCGGCAAACAAAACGACAAGTCGACAACGATGAAGCCAAAGGCAGAGTCGAGGGGTAGTAGTGGATCAGAAGGACCAGGATGGGAAGGGCTGCACAAAGTTTGTTGGAGAGAGTAAAGATGCTTACATTTGCAGTGGCGTAGCCGAAGCGCATGCTCACGGGAAATCTTTGACCAAAATATATTATATTTTAGTTGCAGTAACACACGTATGTTTTCCCTTACCAATATGGTCTCTCAAAATTTTCTCCACGAAAAAAAAGTATTAAGAAAGCACACGCTGCCAGGCACGATTACATAGTTAAACCAATCCACCTATGTTTTCCTTTATTCAGTATAATTAGATCCAATATGCTCAAATCCTAAACTTTTGTCCTCGAGAAAATAAATATATAAAGAAGGTAGGAGTTGCCTAGTTTTGGAGCCAAGGCAGCCAGCGACTCTTTTGACATTTCCACCACCGCAAAGATACTTTCCCTGAATGATCATAGGTTGAGATGAGTGAGCAGTAGTATAAGACCTAGAACAATTTATCAGTATATATATGTAATGAAAAAAAAACTAAAGAAAAACAGAAGAATGTGACAGGGAACAGTTCAAATCAGATCGATAATCTAGGCTCATTGGTTCTCGAAAAACAAGATCTTTTGTTAACATACAATGGTCCGATCAAACACCTAAAGAACTAACATTTGTATTATCTATATTTTTCTAGCTTCAGTACCATAGTTCCAGTACGCTAAGGTTCTAATCATTGATTTTTCTGGTTAATTCGTACTTCCATCGATCCATCATTGGTTCGTTCGTTAAACTATCATAGAATGTCACCTTAAAAGAGTGTATCAACGACATACATCTTTCAGAATGCCATCAGAATATAAGAAAAAGTGCACATAAGCCGAAGTACTCAAAATATCTTAAACTGATAATATATAGCATACTCTCATTCAGAAATAGTGAAAAAAGAGAGACTATTGAGTAGTAACTATAACTATAATGTCCCTACATTATTAACTAATGGCGCAAAAAAAACTACAGCATAGTGTATACTATAAAGGTATGCAGATGAGCAAAGTATGCAATGAACCACAGTTACATTTTATGAATCTAGTAAAGAAAGTGGTGTGCTTACCCTTTGTTTTTGCCTATTCGCAGATCTTACAGGAAAAGTAGGGTGCTATTAAATGACCAAATAAACAGTCAACTTTACAATATTGATGAATCAATCAAAGAGTTATCCGTGCAGAATTACGGCTACAAAAATAGAAGTGTTTTACTGCAACATAAGTGGATGATCACATTGAGTAGGTATCATACTATAGTAGGTACAGAGCCGCTGAAAAGGTCATCAATAGATTTTTTTTTTACATGTGTTAACATTTTATTGTGTAAAAAGTGGAATGATTAAACATAGTAGTATCAGGCTTGGGGCTTTGAATAGTTAAAACGTTGAAACTAGTCAAAACTATTCGCAGTGTAAGAAGGAAATAATTATAATATCCCCCATTGGTCAACATCATTAGAACTTCTATTGGAGAAAATTGCAGCTAACACCACGCTTTGTGGGAGTTGCACCAAACACAGAAGCAAATACTCTTTTGCAGCTGACCACAGGTTTTGCTTTAATTAGTTGCATCTGGCCCAAATAACTCGTTTTATGGTGCTTATAGTATAAAATAATAAGCTGATTAGCACTCCTCGCATAAGCACAACTACAAAATTTAACAAATAAAAGGCTGATTAGCACCTCTCAGTTGGAAGTGTCTAATTACAGGAGAATTACAATCTGGAGCATAATGTTATTCTGTGCAGGGAAACACAATGGTATTGATTGGTTGCTAATAATACTATAGACAAAATCAATCCTTGTGAAACAAACTCACGGAACAAGCTAGCTACACTAGTCATATTAGCAAATATAATGGGTAGAGATGAATCTTTATCCTGGGATTCAGATCACATTTTGCGTGTAAACAATACTGCCGCTTCACAATTTCTTTCACCAAAATACAAAATCCAGTGAACATTTATGCGTCTGACAACTTCATATCACAAAATTAAGAAAAAGGACTGCATTTCTGTCTCATGGATCTTATCAAGTAGATTAAACGATTATTTGGGTGAGATGCAGAAAATTAAGGCAAAACCTTGTGGTCAGCTGCAAAAGAGTATTTGTTTCTGTGTTTGATGAAACGAATACCACAAAGCCTGGTGTTAGCTGCAATTTTCTCCTTCTATTCAGGGTATAGAGCAAAGGATGCTCCATTTTATTAATGAAATTTGTCACTATCAACCCACAAAATAATCGTAGATCAATGTGAATCTTTAACTGTATAAATTTATTCAGCATCCTGCTACCCATTAAATATTTCCATGTCACTCAACAATCAAGTGGAAATTGTGCTCAGATGCTCAGAGCATAGCtttaaaaaaaaatcaccatGTAACATTGGCTTCTACAGATCCCCTAAAGGCGGTGCAAACCACCTCTAGCTTTTCTAGACACAGAACTAATTCTTTGAGTCAAAgtatttgtggcatcttagtcctAACTTTGTTCAAGTGACAATATTCTATTCTCTTCTTTCAGGTTCGTGAAATCCAACCGATTGTGTGACCACCAATCCAACATGACATCAGAATCGATTCCATTTTCTTTTGTACTCTCCTTGCCCCATTAGAGAGCACAGTGTAAACCATGAGCAATTTTCCCCTTCTACTTCTGGTTACCAACTCAACATTCATACCAACAAGAGATCTAACGACATGAAGGAACAATAAAAAAAAATAGGCTCAGCTTTAACTTTTGTACCCCCATTCTGGTTACTGACTCAACATTTAGTATTGTTATTCATACCAACAAACAGATCTAACAAAATGAATTAACAATAAACAATAAGGTTGCTTTACCTTTTGTATCACCCCCCGAAAGCCAAAATCTCCTCAAGAATCACATGAAGGCGCCGCCGCGTCAGACGTCTCAGCGACAATGTCGGCTATGAACTTGATGAGCGAGCAGAGCCCGCCCAAGAAGTTGTGGTCAATCACCCCCTCGCTCTCGACAACATGTGCAAAGTCCACCAGCTTCACCCTCActccgccaccaccaccagctGCGGTCACCGCATTGGCATCGTAGCTCAGTAGAATCGACGCGGAGTAGAAGTGGAACAGAGTCTGCACCTCGAACCACGCCTTGAGCTCTCGCAGCTGCGCTAAGactcccccttctcctccatacacCGCCGCGGCCCGCGCGCAGTCCATACCGTCGCCGCCAACCGAGGACACATAGCGGCGGAGCATGCAGCGGACGCCGGGGATATCCGTCCCCTTCAGCTCCGACCTGTCTGGCCGCCAAACGGCGCCCCCAGCGTCGGAGACCCGGACCCCAGAGACGCGGAAACCAAGGAGCACGCTGGTGGTTGCGCGGTCCTTGGCAAGGCACTTGGCGACGTAGGGCTCCGGTGCGCGCGGGGGCCACGTACAGGCGCCGATCTTGATGTCGGTGACGGAGGGCGACGCGAGGCCTTGGAGGAGGTCATCCAGGACGATATGAGGGTGGGACTCACCGGGAGTCGCCGCGGTGGGGAGGAGGCGAGTGCCGTGGAAGCGCGGAAAGAATTTGTCCCGGATGCGGGGCGGTACGGCGGGGTGGACGGAGAAGGCCGTGTAGAAGGCGAGCTCCTGCTCGCCGCGGTCGAGGGCCTGGAGCGGCTTGTAGAAGAGGCCAGCGCCGTCGACCAGCGGCCCAAGCTTGTTGGGGGCCGCGCGGTGGCCGGCGACCTGGTGCTCCGGCGGACGGAGATCGGACATGATAAAGGGCCGCGGGTAGGTTGGGGAGAAGGCCGCGGCGCTTTAAAGAggagatgtttttttttttgaactcaaTGCATTGCATTAAACAGTGTGCGAAGCAGAATCGCTCGCCACTAGATCAGACACACACGGAACAAGTCCGTCAGTTACCAGAGCAGGTTGTCCTGCCATGTCTGCACCCTTAGCTGCAAGGGTGTGAGCTACCTGGTTACAAATTCTAGG includes the following:
- the LOC127334654 gene encoding inositol polyphosphate multikinase IPK2; translation: MSDLRPPEHQVAGHRAAPNKLGPLVDGAGLFYKPLQALDRGEQELAFYTAFSVHPAVPPRIRDKFFPRFHGTRLLPTAATPGESHPHIVLDDLLQGLASPSVTDIKIGACTWPPRAPEPYVAKCLAKDRATTSVLLGFRVSGVRVSDAGGAVWRPDRSELKGTDIPGVRCMLRRYVSSVGGDGMDCARAAAVYGGEGGVLAQLRELKAWFEVQTLFHFYSASILLSYDANAVTAAGGGGGVRVKLVDFAHVVESEGVIDHNFLGGLCSLIKFIADIVAETSDAAAPSCDS